The sequence below is a genomic window from Microbulbifer hydrolyticus.
GGCGTATAAAGTGCGTCAGCGGCAGCAGCTCCGCCAGCCATTGGGCCGCATGTGGCATTCCGTCGAAGGGAAACATAAACCCGGACAGCAGGATAGACGGTAGGAACACGAAGAAGGTCATCTGCATCGCCTGGAACTGGGACTGGGCGCGCGTGGAGATCAACAGCCCCATGGCCAGGTTGGCGAGAATCAGCAGTAGCGCGGCAATATACACATCCAGCAGGCTCCCCCGGATCGGCACCTGAAACAGAAACTTGCCGAGTAACAGGATCAGGCTGGTCTGGATCAGGCCGATCATGCCGTACGGCAGTATTTTGCCAATCATCAGCTCGGCACTGCTCACCGGCGTGGCGATCAGCAATTCCATATTGCCCCGCTCCCGCTCGCGTACGATGGCCACCGAGGTAAACATCACCATGGTCATGGTGAGAATGATACCGATGAGCCCCGGCACGATATTGATCGCCGATATTCGCTGGGGGTTGTAGAAGCTCACGATGCTTACCGGGCGCTGTGGCAAGGGTATTGAGGACTGCCTGTCCGGCAAGCGGGTGTTGTTTTCCGGTGGCGGCTCGCCCACCGGTACCTGGGCTAGCTGCGCTGCTGCACTCTGCACAACGGTATCGCTGCCATCCACCAGGATCTGGATGGCCTCCTGCCCGCGCGCGAGGCGACGCTCGTAGTCGTAGGGAATCGCAATACCCACGCTGATCTCGCCGCGACGCAGCAGCTCCATCAATTGCTCGGGCGTCTCTGCATCGGCAACCGGCTCGATCACACCAGTGGCCAGCATGTCCATCACTTGCCGGCGGGAAGCACTGGTGTTGGACTGGTCGGCGATTGCCGCCGGCAGGTTGCGCAGGTTGAGGTTGATCGCATAACCGAACAACACCAGCTGCATGATGGGGATACCGATAATCATCGCCAGGGTCATCCTGTCCCTGCGCAGTTGCCGGAACTCCTTGACCAATACCGCGAACAGTCGACGCCAATTCAAGGCCCGGATTCCTTTGCCAACGCATCACTCCGGGCCTGCTGGTGGGTAACGGCGACAAATACATCTTCCAGACTCGGCGTTACCGGCCCTACCCGCGCATCCAGCCCCTCCCGCGCCAGCACCTCCTCGATCTGGTGCTGATCAACCCTTTCCCCATCAATCAGCACACGCAGGCTGTTGCCAATCTGCGCCGCACTGATCACCCCCGGTATTGGCAACAAGGCACGCTTCGCCTGCCGTTGCCGGTCTGTCTCCACCAGCAGGGTGCTGCCATCCAGGTCGCCGGTGAGCTCGGCGGGGCTGCCATCCGCGACAAGCCGGCCACGATCGAGAATGGCGAGCCGGTGGCAGCGCTCGGCCTCGTCCATGTAATGGGTCGATACGAGAATCGTGGTACCCGCGTCAGTAAGTTCAAATAGCTTCTCCCAGAAGTCCCGCCGCGACTCCGGGTCAACCGCACTGGTGGGCTCGTCGAGAAACAGGAGCTCCGGCTTGTGGATGATGGCGCCCGCCAGGGCCAGGCGCTGTTTCTGGCCACCACTCATGGTCCCGGCGAGTTGATTCGCGCGCCCTTCAAAGTGGTATTCGGTTAACAGCTCATCGACGCGGGAACGCGCCTTTTTCGCGGGCATATTCTGCACTGCGGCGAGAAACTCCAGGTTTTCGCGCACGGTAAGATCGGTAAACAGGGAGAATTGCTGGGTCATGTAGCCGATATGCTGGCGCAATACCTCGGCCTGTTGGGGGATGGCCAGGCCCAGGACTTCGATTTCACCCGCGGTTGGCGTAAGCAGGCCGCACAGCATCCGGATACTGGTGGACTTGCCGGAGCCATTCGGGCCGAGAAACCCATACACCTGACGACGGTGCACCGTAAGGTCCAGATCATCGACGGCCTTCAGGCTGCCGAAGTGTTTACTCAGCCCCCGCGCCCTGATCGCGGTGTCACTTTCCGCCATCGTAGGGCCCATATTCGTCGGCGTGCTGATCCGAATCAGAGTGTGTTCCGCGGCCGGCCGGCTGTTGCGGCGGATCCCGGTCGCCCGGGTCGCGCAAGGGTTGAGGCCCGGAGTCTGGACTTCTTCCGGCAGTGGCGACACCGGCATTCAAAAATGTCGCCTTGAGCGGCACCCCCGCCGGCAAGTGCGCAGCATCCTCGCCCAGCTGTATTTCCGCGATATAACTGAGGCGAGTGACGTCGTCCCCGGTGAGGGCATAGTACGGTGTGAAGCTGGGTTCATTACGCACCATGCGGACCTTTCCCGAAAAGGGGCCAACTCGACCAGCTGGCGCACCGCCCTCTCCCCTGCGCTTGCCCAGCCCCTCAAGATGAATCTGCGCGCCCCCGCCGACCTGTACATCCAGTCGCACTCGCTGGGGAACATATACGCGGGCGTAAGGCGTTTCTCCGGTCAACATGATGACGAGAGAACCACCCACCGGCGCTTCGTCGCCCAACTTGAAAGGAATACTGTCGACAACGCCGGGCTGCGGCGCGCGCACCGTGAGTTTTTCCAGCAGCACACGCTGCGCCTGTGCCTGTGCGCGCGCCTCCGCCAGTGCCGCCTGCCCCTGCTCGATATCTTCCACACGCGTGCCGCGCTCCAGCTCCAGCAACTGCTCCTGCGCCACACGCACCTGGGCCTGGGCACTCTCTGCCGAAGCCTGGGCGGCATCAATATCCGACCTGGATGCGTAATTCTTTTTGCCCAGCTCCTGCAGCCGCCGGTAATCTGCGAGCCGGTCCCGGGCCTCGGCTTGTGCCGCTTCGACCTCCGCCCTGGCGCGCGCGATCTCTTCTACCCTGGGGCCGTCGTTCAATTCGTCCAGCGCCGCGGCCTGACGTGCCGCTGCCGCTTCAGCGGAACGCAAGCGTGCACGGGTTTGTTGGGGATCCAACTGCAGCAACACCTGGCCCTGCGCGACACGCTGCCCCTCACGCACGCGAATTTCGACGATTTTCTCCGCCACTGGCGCAGGCAGCGCTATGCGATCCCATTCCAGAGTTCCGAGTGCCACATCTTTCGGCTCGCTGCAGGAGGCGCCGAAAAACAGGACCAACAGGGCAAAGCCATACCAAAAGGATGACCCCAAAAGCGTTCGCATCAAAGATTTCTTCTCAAACCTCCACACAGAGCTCAACAAAGAATCCTACCTTGTCGCGACCATCAGCGAAAAGCCGTTTTACAGCAGCGTAAAAATCCCCCCAGGATTGCACGGTAAAAAACATTCCCAAAAATTATAAAAAAATTAACCCGCGAACAAAGCCTTCTTAAAAGAAGCATTTTTAAGAAAAAAAATTATGTAACGAGTGTCACCTTATTAAGCAGTTCCACCGGGATTCCCGTCTACACTCCATACAAATTTCTCAAGGAATGAGATTTTCCACGTATTCGGGACGGCACAGACTCCTAAAATCGGGAAGAAAAAAATTTTCGGACCAAGAAGTAACAATAGGAGTATTCACAGGGGCTTGAATCCGCCTATTTCTGGAACGCTGGTCTCACCTTGAGCACGCCATTGATTAATTACTGGGGTCATCTATGCCGTTTCTCTTTTTGAGCGATTCCGGCCTTCACGGGGACTTGCTGTTCTCTCTCATTTCAGAGCAACTCCCACTCAACTGGGAAAAATCAGAATTTGGAAAGCAGAAGCACTGCCTCAACACCTACGACGCGATTGTCGTTAATTGCTTTGTGCTTACGTCTAAATCCACACCGTGCGCAGAATTCAACTATATAAGAAACATCAACCACCCGAAAGTCCTACTGATAAATGTTCCCTGCGATTTATCCACCCATATCTCCGGACCACTGGAAGAACGGAAATTCGCATTCCTTTGCGACAGCAATACCGGACAACAGGAATTAATCCACCGGCTCGAGTCAGGACTACGAAGCTCTCGACCACAGGAAGATCCGGGCTACCGCACAAGACTACTACTGACCAAGCGTGAACAGGAAATTCTTGCCCAGCTCACGACCGGGGAGCCGAACAGTATTATCGCCTCGCGCTTGCACCTGAGTGAGCACACCGTAAAAAACCACATGTATAACATTTTTCGGAAAATAGGTGTGAAGAACCGCCTGCAGGCTAGCAATTGGGCAAAACTGCATTTAGAGGTTGAGAGGACATGAAGAGCCTCCTCTGGGTGGTTCTCCTTCTGGGATTAAGCACCCCTCTGGTCACCAGATCGGACGATATCGCGCCACTGGAAGAAGCTCCGGAAAAGCCCAGTAGCGGTCGCATTGAAGATGAAATTAGCGGGTTCAACGTGGATCAAACCATAACCCGAACCGGGCACGATTTCGCACGCTACATGAGTGAGTACCGAAATCTGAATTATCCGGATAGCGAGTACAACCTCACCATCAGGGAGCGCCCCTCGGCCCGCTGGGGAAACCTCATCTGGATTACGTATAACAACGACACCGTCTTTCGGCGCTTTGTCAGCCCCAGCACCAACAACATCAAGGCGCTGGCGGAAGAAGCGGCAACAATGATTCACGAAATGGTGCTGCAGGAAAAAATCCGTCAGGCGTTCACCGATCACTATGACCTAGGCAAGGATGAATTCTAATGAAGAGCAAAATAGCGACCGCCATAACACTGGGTTCTTGCGTGGTCCTCGTCGGTACCAGCGCATTCGCCACAGAGCTCGTGTATGAGCCTCGAAACCCTAACTTCGGTGGCAATCCCCTGAACGGCAACTACCTGATTTCCAATGCCCAATCCCAGGATGATCACAAAGACCCGGATCGCCCCGAAGACCTGTATAAGCAGCCGAGTGCGCTCGACCGGTTTACCGATTCCCTGGAAACCCGACTGCTCAACCAGCTGTTGACCGACGTGGGCAACGGCAATAGCGGCGAACTGATAACCGACGATTTTATTGTCCAGATTGTGGATAACGATGGCGTACTCACGGTACTGGTCACCGATCGCGCTACCGGCGATACAAGTGAAATTGTCGTCAGTGGCCTCAACCCGACCAACTAATACTCACAGGCAAATCAGGCAGACGTACAACGAGGTTTGACTATCAACACCAAGTCCCCATAGAAGCATCCCGGACTGACTCGTTCATCCTGAATAATCGCGAATAAAACTGGAGAAAGCGTGATGTTTAAAAGAGGTTCCATAATCGCTACCGCCTTGGCTTTTTTAGTGACGTCGAGTGGCTGCACCATGGTCAAGAACACCGGCGACGCCCTGTTCGGCCCCGGGCTTGAGGAAGCCAAGCTGACTCCGCGGAATGACACCTATCGCGACTTGCTAAACCTCCCCCAGCCCAAGGGAAAAATCCTTGCTGCGGTATACAACTTCCGCGACCAAACCGGTCAGTACAAGCCCGCACCCGCCAGTAGCTTTTCCACCGCGGTGACCCAGGGCGCCGCGTCCATGCTGATGAATGTACTGAACGAGTCAGGGTGGTTTATTCCGCTGGAGCGGGAGGGCCTGCAAAACCTGCTCACCGAGCGGAAAATCATCCGTGCAGCACTGGCCAAGCCCGATGCACCTGAAAACAACCTGATGCTCCCCTCACTGGTTGCCGCCAATATCCTGCTCGAAGGTGGAATTGTGGCCTATGACACGAATATACGCACCGGTGGCGCTGGCGCCCGCTACTTCGGCATTGGCGCCGATGAGCAGTACCGGGTAGACCAGATCACGGTGAATCTGCGCGCGGTGGACATTCGCTCCGGCCGGGTACTCCACTCCGTATTGACCTCGAAAACCGTCTATTCAAAGGCCATCAGTGCAGACGTATTCCGCTACGTGAAATTCAAGCGACTGCTGGAAATTGAACTGGGAACCACCACTAATGAACCCGCCCAGTTGGCACTGCTTTCCGCGATGGAATCGGCTGTCATTCATTTGATTGGCCAGGGCATCGTCAATAATTCCTGGGCGCTGCAGAACCCGGATGAGATCAACAATCCGGTGCTGCAGTACTACCTGAATGAAAGCATCGCCATTCTGTAATCAATAAAGGGAAATAATTCCCGACTTACGCGAGAGTCAGAGTTTCCATGCCAACAAAAGCTTGCCGCGCCCAAAGAACCTGCGCACTGATCTCACTGATTTACGCATGCACTGCGTTCGCGCATCTTGCTCATTCCGCTGAGGTGAATGAAATCTCTGAACTGGAAGCGAGCAGCGAGCTGGAATTGTTCGGCGCCTATTCCATCGCTAACCTCGCCATCATCAATCAGGAAGGCAATTTCAACCATATTTCCGCAGAGCAATCCGGCACCATCAACTTTCTCTCGGCTCAACAGATA
It includes:
- a CDS encoding CsgG/HfaB family protein; amino-acid sequence: MVKNTGDALFGPGLEEAKLTPRNDTYRDLLNLPQPKGKILAAVYNFRDQTGQYKPAPASSFSTAVTQGAASMLMNVLNESGWFIPLEREGLQNLLTERKIIRAALAKPDAPENNLMLPSLVAANILLEGGIVAYDTNIRTGGAGARYFGIGADEQYRVDQITVNLRAVDIRSGRVLHSVLTSKTVYSKAISADVFRYVKFKRLLEIELGTTTNEPAQLALLSAMESAVIHLIGQGIVNNSWALQNPDEINNPVLQYYLNESIAIL
- a CDS encoding ABC transporter permease, whose protein sequence is MNWRRLFAVLVKEFRQLRRDRMTLAMIIGIPIMQLVLFGYAINLNLRNLPAAIADQSNTSASRRQVMDMLATGVIEPVADAETPEQLMELLRRGEISVGIAIPYDYERRLARGQEAIQILVDGSDTVVQSAAAQLAQVPVGEPPPENNTRLPDRQSSIPLPQRPVSIVSFYNPQRISAINIVPGLIGIILTMTMVMFTSVAIVRERERGNMELLIATPVSSAELMIGKILPYGMIGLIQTSLILLLGKFLFQVPIRGSLLDVYIAALLLILANLAMGLLISTRAQSQFQAMQMTFFVFLPSILLSGFMFPFDGMPHAAQWLAELLPLTHFIRLIRGVMLRGAGILELWPDLVALIGFILLMMTLAILRFRKRLD
- a CDS encoding curli production assembly/transport protein CsgE encodes the protein MKSLLWVVLLLGLSTPLVTRSDDIAPLEEAPEKPSSGRIEDEISGFNVDQTITRTGHDFARYMSEYRNLNYPDSEYNLTIRERPSARWGNLIWITYNNDTVFRRFVSPSTNNIKALAEEAATMIHEMVLQEKIRQAFTDHYDLGKDEF
- a CDS encoding curli assembly protein CsgF, with product MKSKIATAITLGSCVVLVGTSAFATELVYEPRNPNFGGNPLNGNYLISNAQSQDDHKDPDRPEDLYKQPSALDRFTDSLETRLLNQLLTDVGNGNSGELITDDFIVQIVDNDGVLTVLVTDRATGDTSEIVVSGLNPTN
- a CDS encoding HlyD family secretion protein encodes the protein MGSSFWYGFALLVLFFGASCSEPKDVALGTLEWDRIALPAPVAEKIVEIRVREGQRVAQGQVLLQLDPQQTRARLRSAEAAAARQAAALDELNDGPRVEEIARARAEVEAAQAEARDRLADYRRLQELGKKNYASRSDIDAAQASAESAQAQVRVAQEQLLELERGTRVEDIEQGQAALAEARAQAQAQRVLLEKLTVRAPQPGVVDSIPFKLGDEAPVGGSLVIMLTGETPYARVYVPQRVRLDVQVGGGAQIHLEGLGKRRGEGGAPAGRVGPFSGKVRMVRNEPSFTPYYALTGDDVTRLSYIAEIQLGEDAAHLPAGVPLKATFLNAGVATAGRSPDSGPQPLRDPGDRDPPQQPAGRGTHSDSDQHADEYGPYDGGK
- a CDS encoding helix-turn-helix transcriptional regulator, with protein sequence MPFLFLSDSGLHGDLLFSLISEQLPLNWEKSEFGKQKHCLNTYDAIVVNCFVLTSKSTPCAEFNYIRNINHPKVLLINVPCDLSTHISGPLEERKFAFLCDSNTGQQELIHRLESGLRSSRPQEDPGYRTRLLLTKREQEILAQLTTGEPNSIIASRLHLSEHTVKNHMYNIFRKIGVKNRLQASNWAKLHLEVERT
- a CDS encoding ABC transporter ATP-binding protein — its product is MAESDTAIRARGLSKHFGSLKAVDDLDLTVHRRQVYGFLGPNGSGKSTSIRMLCGLLTPTAGEIEVLGLAIPQQAEVLRQHIGYMTQQFSLFTDLTVRENLEFLAAVQNMPAKKARSRVDELLTEYHFEGRANQLAGTMSGGQKQRLALAGAIIHKPELLFLDEPTSAVDPESRRDFWEKLFELTDAGTTILVSTHYMDEAERCHRLAILDRGRLVADGSPAELTGDLDGSTLLVETDRQRQAKRALLPIPGVISAAQIGNSLRVLIDGERVDQHQIEEVLAREGLDARVGPVTPSLEDVFVAVTHQQARSDALAKESGP